GAGGTAGTTCTCGACGCCGGTCGTCAGCGTGAGCTGGCCCCCCGGCTCGTCGCCGGTCAACACGAGCGGATCGAGATCGGCGCGAGCGGCGTAGATCGCTGCCGACTGACCGGCGACGCCGGAGCCGACGATCACGATGTCGCGGGTGTCGGCGGACATTTACGCCGCGTATCCCCCGATCAGGTCAGAGAGCTGGTCGGCCGACTGCACGCCGACGATCCGTTCGACGTTCTCGCCGTCCGCAAAGAGGAGCAGTGTGGGAATTCCCTGGACACCGTACTGGGATGCCAACCCCTGCAATCGGTCGACGTCGACCTTGACGACGGCGGCGTCGGTGTCGTTCGCGATCGACTCGATCGTTGGCTCCATCATCCGGCACGGGCCGCACCAGTCCGCGTAGAAGTCGACGAGGACGACGTCGTAGCTCGAGACGGCATCGTCGAGGCCGTCCGCATCGGTCAGCTGAATCGGTTCGGTCGGGACGGCTTCTGCGTTGGAACTCATACGGT
This genomic window from Natronomonas salsuginis contains:
- the trxA gene encoding thioredoxin yields the protein MSSNAEAVPTEPIQLTDADGLDDAVSSYDVVLVDFYADWCGPCRMMEPTIESIANDTDAAVVKVDVDRLQGLASQYGVQGIPTLLLFADGENVERIVGVQSADQLSDLIGGYAA